One genomic segment of Gemmatimonadaceae bacterium includes these proteins:
- a CDS encoding TonB-dependent receptor plug domain-containing protein, with product MSFQSLNRAAATALTFCTFAATGLFAQATVKGVLYDDATGTPVRGTVMLVDPASDAPVVHVVADSAGQFSLNVGHGTYRIAAVRAGYTSVLSSPIPLLDGERLVIKVPIAQSGDPQHRIGVLEHVRPEQSAAPRMNARSALLTGFESRRATGPGLHYDRVALEKSGVHTLGEFLQSVPGLRVLDPGSTSSMNMSRTSVGTMVGTPAGIQACHVGWFVDGHRMDIPGRSDPVTDGLGSLSMDVVEAVEVFRGLSEMPSEFAEPDLRCGAVAVWTRRGE from the coding sequence ATGAGCTTCCAATCGCTGAACCGTGCGGCCGCGACCGCACTGACTTTCTGCACGTTCGCGGCAACGGGCCTCTTCGCGCAGGCTACGGTGAAGGGTGTGCTGTACGACGATGCGACGGGCACGCCGGTGCGCGGCACGGTGATGCTCGTGGATCCGGCGAGCGATGCGCCTGTCGTGCACGTCGTCGCGGACTCGGCGGGCCAGTTCTCGCTGAACGTGGGCCACGGCACCTATCGGATCGCCGCGGTGCGCGCGGGCTACACCTCGGTGTTGTCGTCGCCGATTCCGCTGCTCGATGGCGAGCGGCTCGTGATCAAGGTACCAATCGCCCAGTCGGGTGATCCGCAGCATCGCATCGGTGTGCTCGAACACGTTCGTCCGGAACAGTCGGCGGCGCCGAGGATGAATGCGCGGAGCGCGCTGCTCACGGGCTTCGAGTCGCGTCGCGCCACGGGTCCTGGTCTTCACTACGATCGCGTGGCGCTCGAGAAGTCGGGCGTGCACACCCTCGGCGAATTCCTGCAGAGCGTGCCGGGCCTTCGAGTGCTCGATCCGGGTTCGACGTCGAGCATGAACATGTCGCGCACGAGTGTTGGCACGATGGTAGGCACGCCGGCGGGCATTCAGGCGTGTCACGTGGGCTGGTTCGTGGACGGTCATCGCATGGACATTCCGGGCCGGAGCGATCCGGTGACGGACGGGTTGGGCTCGCTGTCGATGGATGTGGTTGAAGCGGTCGAGGTGTTCCGGGGCCTGAGCGAGATGCCGTCCGAGTTCGCCGAGCCGGATCTTCGGTGTGGGGCGGTGGCGGTGTGGACGCGGCGAGGGGAGTAG